The proteins below are encoded in one region of Dehalococcoidia bacterium:
- a CDS encoding alpha/beta fold hydrolase yields the protein MDSWLRYATTADGLSIAYTVLGSGPPLVRITGGLWDHAQGYQRIEPFRRQLERLAARFTHIQYDARGTGLSQRGIADFSLEAQLSDLQAVIEASGVDKVNLLSHFTGGFAGMAYAARNPDRVSNLILFRPHLRGTDYFNERAIRAMAAYREMAAEDWWGYLSTVTNRAVRFDNPELARQLAAVYNESMTPETIRRFQDDYSQIDVSDLPERIACPTLIVVDTARGAFSDDPWREVAARIPNVSLVMVRGALPLAYLDETTDAILSFLGQEAGTTARDDGGEALQVLLYMKVEQPGPSYEATLREMTRARGGLRFGPGGEGYIAAFRSAQMALETAVDIQNVFTTQGDPAGLRIGVDAVDQVVAGASGLGVAGQRAALIGNAAVPGEVLVTDVVRQLVTGKGFLFAARDAGAYEGSDEPVHVYELRWRS from the coding sequence ATGGACTCCTGGCTGCGCTACGCGACCACGGCCGACGGGCTCAGCATCGCCTACACCGTCCTCGGTTCGGGCCCACCGCTGGTGCGCATCACAGGGGGGCTCTGGGACCATGCCCAGGGCTATCAGCGCATCGAGCCGTTCCGCAGGCAACTCGAGCGCCTGGCTGCGCGCTTCACGCACATCCAGTACGATGCGCGCGGCACCGGCCTCTCCCAGCGCGGCATCGCCGACTTCAGCCTGGAAGCGCAACTGTCGGACCTCCAGGCCGTCATCGAGGCCAGTGGTGTCGACAAGGTCAACCTCCTCTCTCACTTCACCGGGGGCTTCGCTGGCATGGCGTACGCTGCGCGCAACCCGGACCGCGTTTCCAACCTGATCCTCTTCAGGCCTCACTTGAGAGGTACCGACTACTTCAACGAGCGCGCTATCAGGGCGATGGCGGCCTACAGGGAGATGGCGGCGGAGGACTGGTGGGGATACCTGAGCACGGTCACGAACAGGGCCGTGCGCTTCGACAATCCAGAACTCGCCCGGCAACTCGCCGCCGTCTATAACGAGTCCATGACTCCGGAGACCATTCGCCGCTTTCAGGACGACTACAGCCAGATCGATGTCAGCGACCTTCCGGAGAGGATCGCCTGCCCGACCCTGATCGTGGTGGACACGGCTCGGGGCGCGTTCTCCGATGACCCCTGGCGCGAGGTGGCGGCGCGCATCCCGAACGTGAGCCTGGTGATGGTGCGCGGCGCGTTGCCCCTGGCCTACCTGGACGAGACGACGGACGCGATCCTCTCCTTCTTGGGCCAGGAGGCAGGCACTACGGCCCGGGACGACGGGGGCGAGGCGCTCCAGGTGCTGCTTTATATGAAGGTAGAGCAGCCCGGCCCGAGCTACGAGGCAACTCTTCGCGAAATGACGCGCGCCCGCGGAGGGTTGCGCTTCGGGCCGGGCGGCGAAGGCTACATTGCCGCCTTCCGTTCGGCCCAGATGGCGCTCGAGACGGCGGTGGACATCCAGAACGTCTTTACCACCCAGGGCGACCCCGCCGGGCTGCGGATAGGCGTCGACGCCGTGGACCAGGTAGTCGCCGGCGCCTCGGGACTGGGCGTGGCCGGCCAGCGCGCGGCCCTGATCGGCAACGCAGCGGTCCCGGGCGAAGTGCTGGTCACCGATGTCGTCCGGCAGCTGGTTACGGGCAAGGGGTTCCTGTTCGCCGCTCGCGACGCCGGCGCCTATGAGGGCTCGGACGAGCCCGTGCACGTCTATGAGCTGCGCTGGCGCAGCTGA